The following are encoded together in the Salvia hispanica cultivar TCC Black 2014 chromosome 6, UniMelb_Shisp_WGS_1.0, whole genome shotgun sequence genome:
- the LOC125196074 gene encoding ketol-acid reductoisomerase, chloroplastic, with protein sequence MAAAAPTSFSTASASARALNPPTKAPAASLGFLSSSSPSLKALRSAACSTAASGSAAAARMVSVPAIKPQESLDFQTSVFNKEKVNLAGHEEYIVRGGRNLFKLLPDAFKGIKQIGVIGWGSQGPAQAQNLRDSLAEVNSDIVVKIGLRKGSRSFAEARAAGFTEESGTLGDIYETISGSDLVLLLISDSAQADNYEKVFSHMKPNSILGLSHGFLLGHLQSVGLDFPKNISVIAVCPKGMGPSVRRLYVQGKEVNGAGINSSFAVHQDVDGRATDVALGWSVALGSPFTFATTLEQEYRSDIFGERGILLGAVHGVVECLFRRYTENGMSEDLAYKNTVESITGTISKTISTKGMLAVYNALDAQGKKDFETAYSASYYPCMDILYECYEDVASGSEIRSVVLAGRRFYEKEGLPAFPMGKIDQTRMWKVGERVRAQRPAGDLGPLYPFTAGVFVALMMAQIEILRKKGHSYSEIINESVIESVDSLNPFMHARGVSFMVDNCSTTARLGSRKWAPRFDYILTQQALVAVDNGSPINQDLLSNFLSDPVHGAIEVCAQLRPTVDISVPADADFVRPELRQSGN encoded by the exons ATGGCGGCGGCCGCCCCTACCTCCTTCTCCACCGCCTCCGCATCCGCCAGAGCTCTCAATCCCCCTACCAAAGCCCCAGCCGCATCCCTCGGCTTCCTATCCTCCTCGTCCCCCTCTCTCAAGGCGCTCCGCTCCGCCGCGTGTTCCACCGCCGCCTCCGGCTCCGCCGCCGCAGCTCGCATGGTCTCCGTCCCCGCAATCAAGCCTCAGGAGTCTCTCGATTTCCAGACCTCGGTGTTCAACAAGGAGAAGGTCAATCTCGCCGGTCACGAGGAG TACATTGTGAGAGGAGGAAGGAATCTCTTCAAGTTGTTGCCAGATGCATTTAAGGGCATTAAGCAGATTGGGGTGATTGGTTGGGGCTCACAG gGACCTGCTCAAGCTCAGAATTTGAGGGATTCTCTTGCTGAAGTAAATTCTGATATAGTTGTTAAG ATTGGTTTGAGAAAGGGTTCTCGTTCATTTGCTGAGGCTCGTGCTGCTGGGTTTACTGAGGAAAGTGGGACGCTTGGAGACATATATGAAACGATATCAGGCAGTGACTTGGTGCTGCTCTTGATATCGGATTCGGCTCAG GctgataattatgaaaaagtgTTCTCACACATGAAACCAAACAGTATACTTGGACTTTCCCATGGGTTCCTCTTGGGACATCTGCAATCAGTGGGTCTTGACTTTCCAAAGAACATTAGCGTAATAGCTGTGTGTCCCAAAGGGATGGGTCCCTCTGTGAGACGGTTATACGTTCAAGGAAAAGAAGTTAATGGTGCTGGTATCAATTCAAGTTTTGCTGTTCACCAG GATGTTGATGGAAGAGCTACTGATGTTGCCCTTGGATGGTCAGTGGCCCTTGgttcacctttcacttttgcCACTACCTTGGAGCAGGAATATAGAAGTGATATCTTTGGGGAGCGAG GTATTTTGCTTGGTGCTGTACATGGTGTCGTGGAGTGCTTATTCAGAAGGTACACTGAAAATGGAATGAGTGAAGATCTTGCTTATAAGAACACAGTTGAGAGCATTACAGGGACAATATCAAAGACCATATCAACAAAG GGTATGCTAGCAGTCTATAATGCCTTAGATGCACAAGGCAAAAAGGACTTTGAGACAGCGTATAGTGCTTCATACTATCCCTGCATGGACATCCTTTATGAATGCTACGAAGATGTGGCCAGTGGCAGTGAGATCAGGAGTGTTGTCTTGGCTGGCCGTCGATTTTAT GAAAAGGAAGGCCTCCCTGCCTTCCCTATGGGTAAAATTGACCAGACCCGGATGTGGAAAGTTGGCGAGCGTGTGAGAGCTCAGCGCCCAGCAGGTGATTTGGGACCTCTTTATCCTTTCACAGCTGGAGTCTTTGTGGCACTCATGATGGCTCAG ATAGAGATCTTGAGGAAGAAGGGGCACTCCTACTCCGAGATCATAAATGAGAGTGTGATCGAGTCTGTGGACTCGTTGAATCCTTTCATGCATGCTCGCGGTGTATCTTTCATGGTGGACAACTGCTCAACAACAGCGCGGTTGGGATCGAGGAAATGGGCCCCAAGATTCGATTACATCCTCACACAGCAGGCGCTGGTTGCAGTCGACAACGGCTCCCCCATCAACCAGGACCTCTTGAGCAACTTCCTGTCTGACCCTGTGCACGGTGCCATCGAAGTATGCGCCCAGCTGAGGCCCACCGTCGACATCTCAGTGCCCGCAGATGCAGATTTCGTCCGCCCGGAGCTGCGGCAATCCGGCAACTGA